One part of the Gemmatimonadaceae bacterium genome encodes these proteins:
- a CDS encoding type II secretion system protein, with the protein MTLLEAFVALVILGLAAVGYLDVFGSGARSAQQADDWQRLVAVAESAMEGAALGDARQAEEALDAGRSAGYAPRIAVQPWNADVSDVVVTVTSPRGTVFTLHRLVRRPTPARLP; encoded by the coding sequence ATGACCCTGCTCGAAGCGTTCGTCGCCCTCGTCATCCTCGGCCTCGCCGCGGTTGGATACCTCGACGTGTTTGGTTCCGGTGCGCGGTCCGCACAGCAGGCCGACGACTGGCAGCGACTCGTCGCGGTTGCGGAGTCGGCCATGGAGGGTGCGGCCCTCGGCGACGCCCGGCAGGCCGAGGAAGCCCTGGATGCGGGGCGGAGCGCAGGCTATGCGCCGCGCATCGCGGTCCAGCCCTGGAACGCGGACGTGTCCGACGTCGTGGTGACGGTGACGTCGCCGCGCGGGACGGTCTTCACGCTGCATCGCCTCGTGCGGCGCCCGACACCGGCACGCCTGCCATGA
- a CDS encoding prepilin-type N-terminal cleavage/methylation domain-containing protein encodes MTRRAGFTLLEVMIALVITGLVVTLAYAAVQGGLDTRERLTAQRERQEALVTVRAMIRDALRHGLPGVPGGPDVFVLVSRVQGDGTPADSVEFLTRGVTAPYGTSTAWRVSVSVDSVGLRFVATPGDADDARAFVATVPGVNGLDVRTVGRGVVASWTSDWSQRSVAPQAAAFTFVGPEGPVQPLIARLFPERAP; translated from the coding sequence ATGACACGGCGAGCCGGGTTCACGTTGCTCGAGGTCATGATCGCGCTCGTGATCACGGGCCTCGTCGTCACGCTCGCTTATGCAGCCGTGCAAGGGGGGCTGGACACCCGCGAGCGACTTACGGCGCAGCGTGAGCGGCAGGAAGCGCTCGTCACCGTGCGAGCCATGATCCGCGATGCACTGCGTCATGGGCTTCCCGGGGTGCCTGGCGGTCCGGACGTGTTTGTGCTGGTGAGTCGCGTGCAGGGTGATGGCACGCCGGCGGACTCGGTGGAGTTCCTGACGCGTGGCGTGACTGCGCCCTATGGCACGTCAACCGCATGGCGTGTGAGCGTGAGCGTCGATTCCGTCGGGCTCCGCTTCGTGGCGACCCCGGGCGACGCTGACGACGCTCGGGCCTTCGTTGCCACCGTGCCGGGCGTGAACGGGCTGGACGTCCGCACCGTGGGACGTGGTGTGGTTGCCAGCTGGACGAGCGACTGGAGCCAGCGGTCCGTGGCTCCGCAGGCGGCAGCGTTCACGTTTGTCGGACCGGAAGGTCCGGTGCAGCCGCTGATCGCCCGACTCTTCCCGGAGCGCGCACCATGA
- a CDS encoding general secretion pathway protein GspK: MIARRGVALVLVLWLVVILGGIGALVVRDARTSSALAGNVRAAAVARFAAESGLEATIAEIERRLAAMSDTVEAGTYLNGLAGSPRDSIMLGDGRAAVAIDDPSTRLDVNEAPEANLAALLSRVGEPGRATATARAIRRWIERAPASTGDGRLQPGPTRFVTPLRSLDALREVPGVDVELVTRAAPYLTIDGDGTVNVTAASDTVLGAAFGERRTTPSRLLLISRGWFAGHPLTHEIQGAYAISGTRLVLVHWRERSL; encoded by the coding sequence ATGATCGCGCGACGTGGCGTGGCCCTCGTCCTCGTGCTTTGGCTCGTCGTGATCCTCGGCGGCATCGGCGCGTTGGTCGTGCGTGATGCGCGGACGTCGAGCGCGCTCGCCGGAAACGTGCGCGCAGCGGCCGTGGCGCGCTTCGCCGCCGAGAGCGGGCTCGAAGCGACCATCGCCGAGATCGAGCGGCGGCTGGCCGCGATGAGTGACACGGTGGAGGCGGGGACGTATCTCAACGGCCTGGCCGGCAGCCCGCGCGACTCGATCATGCTTGGCGACGGGCGCGCTGCCGTGGCGATCGACGACCCGTCGACGCGTCTCGATGTGAACGAGGCACCGGAGGCGAACCTGGCTGCCCTGCTGTCGCGAGTTGGGGAGCCCGGGAGGGCGACGGCGACGGCGCGCGCGATTCGTCGCTGGATCGAGCGAGCGCCCGCGTCGACCGGCGACGGTCGTCTGCAACCCGGCCCGACGCGATTCGTCACGCCGCTGCGCAGCCTCGATGCCCTGCGCGAGGTGCCGGGCGTGGACGTGGAGCTCGTCACGCGGGCCGCCCCGTACCTCACCATCGACGGCGACGGAACGGTGAACGTGACGGCCGCCTCCGACACCGTGCTCGGCGCCGCCTTTGGTGAACGACGGACGACGCCGTCAAGACTCCTGCTGATCTCCCGCGGGTGGTTCGCGGGCCATCCGCTCACCCACGAGATCCAGGGCGCGTACGCCATCTCGGGAACACGACTGGTGCTCGTGCACTGGCGGGAGCGTTCGCTGTGA
- a CDS encoding type II/IV secretion system protein, with translation MSDHLRAAASGPLAAELPARFMEEHALLPLRVEPDGALVVACGRPPDATIADELQRRFGRTVRWYEAPLNDVQAAILAARREATPVAPASALETEAMGDLRAQANDAPVVQLVNAMLADALRTGASDLHLETGRDGLRARLRQDGVLRDVATYPARLAAGALSRVKLLAGLDIAERRLPQDGRARVRLGDREVDLRVSTLPALHGESVVLRVLDHGGGARDLPALGMPVTVEAAFARVLARTSGLVLVTGPTGSGKTTTLYAALARLNQPGVKVVTVEDPVEYQLPGVTQVPVHRKAGLTFATALRSILRHDPDIVMVGEMRDRETADVAIQAALTGHLVFSTLHTGDAPSGVTRLVDMGVEPYLVAATVQAILAQRLVRVLCPACVRRAPTGEGVPVGCAACGGSGFRGRTGLYELFVPDDAARQRIVAGATGDQLRAAARTAGVASLVDAGRALVADGITTMEEILRVTNAGEAE, from the coding sequence GTGAGCGATCACCTTCGGGCCGCGGCCTCCGGGCCACTCGCCGCCGAGCTTCCGGCGCGGTTCATGGAGGAGCACGCCCTCCTGCCGCTCCGGGTGGAGCCGGACGGCGCCCTCGTGGTGGCCTGCGGACGACCGCCGGATGCGACGATCGCCGACGAACTGCAGCGGCGCTTTGGCCGCACCGTGCGCTGGTACGAGGCCCCGCTCAACGACGTGCAGGCCGCCATCCTCGCCGCCCGTCGGGAAGCGACACCGGTCGCACCGGCCAGCGCGCTGGAAACCGAGGCCATGGGCGACCTGCGCGCCCAGGCGAATGACGCGCCCGTGGTGCAACTGGTGAACGCCATGCTCGCCGACGCGCTGCGCACGGGGGCGAGTGACCTGCACCTCGAGACCGGGCGCGACGGCCTGCGGGCACGCCTGCGCCAGGACGGCGTGCTGCGCGACGTCGCGACCTACCCGGCGCGGCTCGCCGCCGGAGCCCTGAGCCGCGTGAAGCTGCTCGCCGGGCTCGACATCGCCGAGCGTCGCCTGCCGCAGGACGGGCGCGCCCGGGTGCGGCTCGGCGACCGCGAGGTGGACCTGCGTGTGTCCACGCTGCCCGCGCTGCACGGCGAGTCGGTGGTGCTTCGCGTGCTGGACCACGGCGGCGGCGCGCGCGACCTGCCGGCGTTAGGCATGCCGGTCACCGTCGAGGCCGCGTTTGCCCGCGTGCTGGCCCGGACCAGTGGACTCGTCCTGGTGACCGGACCAACCGGCTCCGGCAAGACCACCACGCTCTATGCCGCCCTCGCACGACTCAATCAGCCCGGCGTGAAGGTCGTGACCGTCGAGGACCCCGTGGAGTACCAGCTCCCCGGCGTTACCCAGGTGCCCGTGCATCGCAAGGCCGGGCTCACCTTCGCGACCGCGCTCCGATCGATCCTTCGCCATGATCCCGACATCGTGATGGTCGGTGAGATGCGCGACCGCGAGACCGCCGACGTCGCCATCCAGGCCGCCCTCACCGGTCACCTCGTGTTCTCCACGCTCCACACGGGCGACGCACCCAGCGGCGTCACCCGACTCGTGGACATGGGGGTCGAGCCCTATCTCGTGGCCGCCACCGTGCAGGCCATCCTCGCCCAACGACTCGTGCGCGTGCTGTGCCCGGCATGCGTGCGACGTGCGCCGACGGGCGAAGGGGTGCCCGTCGGCTGTGCCGCCTGCGGCGGCTCGGGCTTCCGCGGACGCACGGGCCTCTACGAACTGTTCGTCCCCGACGACGCGGCCCGACAGCGCATCGTGGCCGGCGCGACGGGTGACCAACTGCGGGCTGCGGCTCGAACCGCGGGCGTCGCGTCGCTGGTGGACGCGGGCCGCGCGCTCGTGGCGGACGGCATCACCACGATGGAAGAGATCCTGCGGGTGACCAACGCCGGGGAGGCCGAATGA
- a CDS encoding type II secretion system F family protein, producing MSTAFRYRAATAGGQLVEGVVRADSERSALEDLRRQTLVPVSLAPEQVSPSRPVWPRASPRSEVAVAMRTMATLLAGGATLDQVLDFAARQAAHPDVSTALDGVRRDVHGGLTLATALGQRAALFGTLAPALVRAGEESGSLDAALDRLANHQERAQALRAQLRDALIYPALLALVAGVGVTVLLTFVVPRFVQMLGDLGGNLPWSTRLLVGASRGATDYAWLWIGGIGALVAGAIVWNRDAEHRAQWHAARLTWPVVGALEWTAATARFARTLAALLAGGTPVLTALRIARESVDNLYMGRQLDAAIARVERGDRLATALDGVLPPLPRQLLAVGEESGTLGAMAERAADGCDAEVQRGLRRLVGLVEPVLIVLFGGLVGFIALAMLQAIYSINASVP from the coding sequence ATGAGCACCGCCTTCCGCTATCGCGCTGCCACGGCCGGTGGGCAACTGGTGGAAGGCGTGGTGCGCGCCGACTCGGAGCGCAGCGCACTCGAAGACCTGCGACGCCAGACGCTCGTGCCCGTGTCGCTCGCGCCGGAGCAGGTAAGTCCCTCACGACCGGTGTGGCCACGTGCTTCGCCGCGGAGTGAGGTCGCCGTCGCCATGCGCACCATGGCCACACTGCTCGCCGGAGGGGCCACGCTGGACCAGGTGCTCGACTTTGCGGCTCGTCAGGCCGCTCACCCGGACGTGTCGACGGCGCTCGACGGCGTGCGACGCGACGTGCACGGCGGCCTGACGCTGGCGACCGCGCTGGGCCAACGCGCGGCGCTGTTCGGGACGCTCGCCCCCGCGCTCGTGCGCGCCGGGGAAGAGAGTGGGTCGCTCGACGCCGCGCTCGATCGACTGGCCAACCATCAGGAGCGTGCGCAAGCGTTGCGCGCACAATTGCGTGACGCGCTGATCTACCCGGCCCTCCTTGCGCTGGTCGCAGGGGTTGGCGTCACCGTCCTGCTGACCTTCGTCGTGCCCCGGTTCGTCCAGATGCTCGGCGACCTGGGCGGCAACCTCCCGTGGAGCACCCGGCTGCTGGTTGGTGCGTCGCGCGGAGCGACCGACTACGCATGGCTCTGGATCGGTGGAATCGGCGCGCTGGTCGCCGGCGCCATCGTGTGGAACCGGGACGCCGAACATCGTGCCCAGTGGCACGCGGCGAGACTCACATGGCCGGTGGTCGGGGCGCTGGAGTGGACCGCGGCGACGGCGCGATTTGCGCGGACACTCGCCGCGCTGCTGGCCGGAGGTACCCCCGTGCTCACGGCGCTCCGCATCGCCCGTGAAAGCGTGGACAACCTGTACATGGGCCGGCAGCTCGACGCGGCAATCGCGCGTGTCGAGCGCGGCGATCGGCTGGCGACGGCGCTTGACGGCGTTTTGCCCCCGTTGCCTCGGCAGCTGCTGGCCGTCGGCGAGGAGAGCGGCACGCTGGGCGCGATGGCGGAACGTGCGGCCGACGGGTGCGACGCCGAGGTGCAACGAGGCCTCCGTCGACTGGTCGGGCTGGTGGAGCCGGTGTTGATCGTCCTGTTCGGGGGGCTGGTGGGATTCATCGCCCTGGCCATGTTGCAGGCGATCTATTCGATCAACGCGAGCGTGCCATGA
- the gspG gene encoding type II secretion system major pseudopilin GspG, with amino-acid sequence MRRAGFTLLELIVVIIVLGLLVGLVAPQIFGRVGEAKDVAAKTQMSLLASALDNYKLDIGAYPLTAQGLGALRTAPTGLATWRGPYLRKEVPADPWGRAYVYRAPGDRNPNGFDLMTFGRDGKAGGTGEDADIVGQ; translated from the coding sequence ATGAGACGAGCCGGATTCACCCTGCTGGAACTCATCGTCGTGATCATCGTGCTCGGCCTGCTCGTCGGGCTCGTGGCGCCGCAGATCTTTGGCCGTGTGGGCGAGGCGAAGGACGTGGCCGCAAAGACACAGATGTCCCTGCTCGCGTCGGCGCTCGACAACTACAAGCTGGACATCGGGGCGTATCCGCTGACGGCGCAGGGGCTCGGTGCGCTGCGCACCGCGCCTACAGGGCTGGCCACGTGGCGCGGGCCCTACCTTCGCAAGGAGGTTCCGGCCGATCCTTGGGGGCGAGCGTACGTGTATCGCGCACCCGGTGATCGGAACCCCAACGGTTTCGACCTGATGACATTTGGCCGTGACGGGAAGGCGGGCGGGACCGGGGAAGACGCTGACATCGTGGGCCAGTAG
- a CDS encoding DUF1800 domain-containing protein, whose protein sequence is MVKRLLNQPPDPAFDPFKRQPTLSTKGWDSALSRLVRRVTNGVTEEEMKLAHKLGFNGYLNYHLQASKIEDGACQAWVGQNAPLLGSAPEALYSLDQRIPMDQLIASSVYRAAFSKRQLHERLVEFWSDHFNIEYEKVRYLKLGDDRDVIRKHVLGKFPDMLKASAHSPAMLEYLDNTRNRRTTLNENYAREIMELHTVGATGGYSQADVRELARCFTGWTLAGRGNFNFDPNGHDFGEKMVWGQRIPALPASSGVQGKTDADTMIEFLVKHPKTAEYVSFKMLRFFLQYDPSPTQIAAVASVYTKTGGDIPAMMRAVLTPQNLLAATPKYKRPYTFMLGAMRATLVPSQVAKVDQLSFRYLPLLGQAMYQWDPPDGYPDRADYWAGGVLQRWNFATYITTTNSTEARMDANRFWNATTPASNTPDTVVDAIALHLFGGEMPDRLKALVRGYLAATPTMSLTRTREAIALTLSSATYNWL, encoded by the coding sequence ATGGTCAAGCGGCTCCTCAATCAGCCCCCTGACCCGGCCTTCGATCCCTTCAAGCGCCAGCCGACGCTGTCGACCAAGGGATGGGATTCGGCGCTGTCGCGACTGGTGCGGCGGGTCACGAACGGGGTGACCGAGGAAGAGATGAAGCTGGCGCACAAGCTGGGCTTCAACGGCTACCTCAACTACCACCTGCAGGCGTCGAAGATCGAAGATGGCGCCTGCCAGGCCTGGGTGGGCCAGAACGCGCCGTTGCTCGGTAGCGCGCCCGAAGCGCTCTACAGCCTGGACCAGCGCATCCCGATGGACCAGCTGATTGCGTCGAGCGTGTATCGGGCGGCGTTCTCCAAGCGGCAGTTGCACGAGCGGCTCGTCGAGTTCTGGAGCGACCACTTCAACATCGAGTACGAAAAGGTCCGCTACCTCAAGCTGGGTGACGACCGCGACGTGATCCGCAAGCACGTGCTCGGGAAGTTCCCCGACATGCTCAAGGCGAGCGCGCACTCGCCGGCCATGCTCGAGTACCTCGACAACACGCGCAACCGCCGCACGACGCTCAACGAGAACTACGCGCGCGAGATCATGGAGCTGCACACCGTCGGCGCCACGGGCGGATACTCGCAGGCCGACGTGCGCGAGCTGGCACGCTGCTTCACGGGATGGACGCTGGCGGGTCGCGGCAACTTCAACTTCGACCCCAACGGCCACGACTTCGGCGAGAAGATGGTGTGGGGCCAGCGCATTCCGGCGCTCCCGGCGTCGTCCGGCGTGCAGGGCAAGACCGACGCTGACACGATGATCGAGTTCCTCGTGAAGCATCCGAAGACGGCGGAGTATGTGTCGTTCAAGATGCTGCGCTTCTTCCTGCAGTACGATCCCTCACCGACGCAGATCGCGGCGGTGGCCAGCGTGTACACCAAGACCGGTGGCGACATCCCCGCGATGATGCGCGCCGTGCTCACGCCGCAGAACCTTCTGGCGGCGACCCCGAAGTACAAGCGTCCCTACACCTTCATGCTTGGTGCGATGCGTGCCACGCTCGTGCCCTCGCAGGTGGCCAAGGTCGATCAGCTGTCGTTCCGGTACCTGCCGCTCCTTGGCCAGGCGATGTACCAGTGGGATCCGCCGGATGGGTATCCCGATCGCGCCGACTACTGGGCCGGCGGCGTGTTGCAGCGGTGGAACTTCGCCACGTACATCACGACGACGAACTCCACCGAAGCGCGCATGGACGCCAATCGCTTCTGGAACGCGACGACGCCGGCGTCCAACACGCCGGACACGGTGGTGGACGCGATCGCGCTGCATCTCTTTGGCGGCGAAATGCCTGACCGGCTGAAGGCGCTCGTGCGCGGCTACCTCGCCGCGACGCCAACCATGTCGCTCACGCGCACGCGCGAGGCCATTGCCCTCACGCTGAGCTCCGCCACCTACAACTGGCTCTAG
- a CDS encoding DUF1501 domain-containing protein, whose protein sequence is MSHDEHDACACDEYNDLTSRRSFLQTSGGLGGAALFAWAYPEWLPKVSFADSFAGERDVIVSIFLRGGADGLSLCVPFGDPLYYTGRPTIAIPRPDSSSANRAIALDNFFGFPQGMRFLVPAYQAGHLLVVHGAGLTYNTRSHFDAQHFIELGKANDNSVNTGWLGRHLATTSPMKNAASLRAITIADGLAETLKGAPRALPIADPANYGISGSGSTRAERQAWLGLEWGESIDPAKTAASDALNTINMLRNLNVAGYQPANGAVYPNTGLGRGLRNSAALIKADIGVEAVHLDIGGWDTHTQQDPLAGSMNGTMTQLSGALGAFWQDCIASGLTQNVTVVVVSEFGRNVRENGSRGTDHGRGTAMFAMGRGINGGRVLTNNWRSLSQENLADRQDLPVSIDHRDILAEIVQNRLGNANLGVVFPGYVPVIRGVTKPNA, encoded by the coding sequence ATGAGCCACGACGAACACGACGCCTGCGCGTGCGACGAGTACAACGACCTCACGTCGAGACGTTCCTTTCTGCAGACCAGCGGTGGCCTTGGCGGCGCGGCCCTCTTTGCGTGGGCGTATCCCGAATGGCTTCCCAAGGTCTCCTTCGCCGATTCGTTCGCCGGCGAGCGGGATGTCATCGTCTCGATCTTCCTGCGCGGTGGCGCGGACGGCCTTTCGCTGTGCGTGCCCTTCGGTGATCCGCTCTACTACACCGGGCGCCCGACCATTGCGATCCCACGGCCCGACAGTTCGAGTGCCAACCGCGCGATTGCGCTGGACAACTTCTTCGGCTTCCCGCAGGGCATGCGCTTCCTGGTGCCGGCATACCAGGCCGGGCACCTGCTCGTGGTGCACGGGGCCGGTCTCACGTACAACACGCGGTCGCACTTCGACGCCCAACACTTCATCGAGCTGGGCAAGGCCAACGACAACTCGGTGAACACCGGCTGGCTGGGTCGCCACCTCGCGACGACGTCCCCGATGAAGAACGCCGCGAGTCTGCGTGCCATCACCATCGCCGACGGCCTCGCCGAAACGCTCAAGGGCGCGCCGCGCGCGCTGCCCATTGCCGACCCCGCGAACTACGGCATCTCCGGGTCGGGGAGCACGCGCGCCGAGCGTCAGGCGTGGCTCGGACTGGAATGGGGCGAGTCCATCGATCCCGCCAAGACCGCGGCGTCGGACGCGCTCAACACGATCAACATGCTGCGCAACCTCAACGTGGCCGGCTACCAGCCGGCGAACGGCGCGGTGTACCCGAACACGGGCCTCGGTCGTGGCCTGCGCAACTCGGCCGCTCTCATCAAGGCCGACATCGGCGTAGAAGCCGTGCACCTCGACATCGGCGGCTGGGACACGCACACGCAGCAGGATCCGCTCGCTGGCAGCATGAACGGGACCATGACACAGCTCTCCGGTGCGTTGGGCGCGTTCTGGCAGGACTGCATCGCGTCAGGCCTCACGCAGAACGTCACGGTGGTGGTGGTCTCCGAGTTCGGCCGGAACGTGCGAGAGAACGGCAGCCGCGGCACCGACCATGGCCGGGGCACCGCGATGTTCGCCATGGGCCGCGGCATCAACGGTGGTCGCGTGCTGACCAACAACTGGCGCTCGCTTTCACAGGAGAACCTGGCCGATCGCCAGGACCTTCCGGTGTCGATCGATCACCGCGACATCCTGGCGGAGATCGTGCAGAACCGGCTGGGCAATGCGAACCTGGGCGTGGTGTTCCCCGGTTATGTGCCGGTCATCAGGGGAGTGACGAAGCCGAACGCCTAG
- a CDS encoding M20/M25/M40 family metallo-hydrolase codes for MLAWSPGTKGRPVTAQAIILPKFADSTEFVRWLPQARGKIVLLSPAWPTCRPSEDWFRWSTPESRARIDSAITAMQADWSSDPRDSTKLYRGTGKSMGLGTGTLGMRLEQAGVAGLITSRLKQGGYGAGGGGGFGGPPGGGRAPSAGSMRGGGPAASVTANAPRPPQGSGGWGTVEVFETYNTVAPAVTLSCEDYSLIYRLAENNQRPMVRLDLDGELLGEVPAFNTLGTIKGSEKPDEYVMLSAHFDSWDGSSGATDNGTGTLMMMEAMRILKKVYPNPKRTIMVGHWSSEEQGLNGSRAFATDHPEVLKGLQALFNQDNGTGRVQNVSASGLTAIGPHLRDWYGKLPSFFTDSLSPNVVSWAFNDTPVGNPGGTDGAVFACYGTPSFGMGALNWNYGTYTWHTNRDTYDKVVWDDLRHNAVLVAMMTYLASEDPQFIDRTKSPGTWPANWPDNCGGAPRKTRPRY; via the coding sequence ATGCTGGCGTGGAGCCCGGGCACCAAGGGACGCCCCGTCACCGCGCAGGCGATCATCCTCCCGAAGTTTGCCGACAGCACGGAGTTTGTCCGCTGGCTGCCTCAGGCGCGCGGCAAGATCGTGCTGCTTTCGCCCGCGTGGCCGACCTGCCGCCCGTCAGAGGACTGGTTCCGCTGGAGCACCCCGGAGTCACGCGCACGCATCGACAGCGCGATCACGGCGATGCAGGCCGACTGGTCGAGTGACCCCCGCGACAGCACGAAGCTGTATCGCGGCACGGGCAAGTCGATGGGTCTCGGTACGGGCACGCTTGGGATGCGGCTCGAACAGGCCGGGGTGGCCGGTCTGATCACCTCGCGCCTCAAGCAGGGCGGCTACGGCGCCGGCGGTGGCGGCGGCTTTGGTGGGCCGCCGGGCGGCGGCCGCGCGCCGAGCGCTGGCAGCATGCGCGGCGGTGGTCCCGCCGCTTCGGTGACCGCCAATGCGCCGCGTCCGCCGCAGGGTTCCGGCGGCTGGGGTACCGTCGAAGTCTTCGAGACCTACAACACGGTTGCGCCTGCGGTGACGCTGAGCTGCGAGGACTACTCGCTGATCTATCGCCTGGCCGAGAACAATCAGCGGCCGATGGTGCGTCTCGACCTCGACGGTGAACTCCTGGGCGAAGTGCCGGCGTTCAACACGCTCGGCACGATCAAGGGTTCGGAAAAGCCCGACGAATACGTGATGCTCTCGGCGCACTTTGATTCGTGGGACGGTTCTTCGGGTGCGACCGACAACGGCACCGGGACGCTCATGATGATGGAAGCCATGCGCATCCTGAAGAAGGTGTATCCAAACCCCAAGCGCACGATCATGGTGGGCCACTGGTCCAGCGAGGAGCAGGGCCTCAACGGCTCGCGCGCGTTTGCGACCGATCATCCCGAGGTGCTCAAGGGGCTGCAGGCGCTGTTCAACCAGGACAACGGCACCGGTCGCGTGCAGAACGTGTCCGCGTCCGGCCTCACCGCCATCGGGCCGCATCTCCGCGACTGGTATGGCAAGCTCCCGAGCTTCTTCACTGATTCGCTGAGTCCCAACGTGGTGTCGTGGGCCTTCAACGACACACCGGTCGGCAACCCCGGTGGCACCGACGGCGCCGTGTTCGCCTGCTACGGCACCCCGTCGTTTGGCATGGGCGCGCTCAACTGGAACTACGGCACGTACACCTGGCACACCAATCGCGACACGTACGACAAGGTCGTGTGGGATGACCTCAGGCACAACGCGGTGCTCGTGGCGATGATGACATACCTCGCGAGCGAAGATCCGCAGTTCATCGATCGCACGAAGTCCCCGGGCACGTGGCCGGCGAACTGGCCGGACAACTGCGGCGGTGCGCCCCGGAAGACGAGGCCGCGCTACTAG
- a CDS encoding Ig-like domain-containing protein, with amino-acid sequence MKRAIWLSGALVGLVACSGGDSSGPPGGGGVATVRMVANSITLFPSQSEQLSATALDASGNPIATQPAIAWASGNTAVATVSPGGLVTGVANGQTDVTATMGGRVGTTRVTVGTAPLIVVVDMPGNSFTPFTSTIRVTGSVDFRFPATAHNVIFKAAAGVPQDILPISNTTVRRTFNTTGTFAYDCTLHNGMAGEVVVVR; translated from the coding sequence ATGAAGCGAGCAATTTGGCTGAGTGGGGCCCTGGTGGGCCTCGTAGCGTGCAGCGGCGGAGATTCCAGCGGCCCACCTGGTGGCGGCGGCGTGGCCACGGTGCGCATGGTCGCCAACTCCATCACGTTGTTTCCCTCACAGAGCGAACAGCTCTCGGCGACCGCACTCGACGCGTCGGGGAACCCCATCGCGACACAACCGGCGATCGCCTGGGCGTCTGGCAACACCGCCGTAGCCACCGTGAGCCCGGGCGGCCTCGTGACCGGCGTCGCGAACGGCCAGACCGATGTCACCGCGACGATGGGCGGGCGCGTCGGGACCACGCGCGTCACCGTAGGCACCGCGCCGCTCATCGTCGTGGTCGACATGCCGGGCAACTCGTTCACCCCGTTCACGTCGACGATCCGGGTGACCGGAAGCGTGGATTTCCGGTTCCCGGCCACCGCGCACAACGTGATTTTCAAGGCGGCCGCCGGGGTGCCCCAGGACATCCTCCCGATCTCCAACACCACCGTGCGACGGACGTTCAACACGACGGGCACCTTTGCCTACGACTGCACGCTGCACAACGGCATGGCAGGCGAGGTGGTCGTCGTGCGCTGA
- a CDS encoding copper homeostasis protein CutC: MPVLVEACVDSVADAVTAERLGAGRIELCANLQEGGTTPSLGMVRATVAKAGIPIFPIIRPRGGDFCYSADEIEVMLRDIEAAKAAGVHGIVGGALHPNGTIDEDGTEALLEAAAPLPFTFHRAFDLTRDLDEALDACLALGVTRILTSGGASTALEGVDALGRLRTRAGARLGIIAGGTVRGDTASQVVERAGVLEVHTGPRRAATGAMRARHGSARIGTRNDDGRGWQELDADALAAVVQALARSHA, translated from the coding sequence ATGCCCGTCCTTGTCGAAGCCTGTGTCGATTCCGTGGCCGATGCCGTCACGGCCGAACGTCTTGGCGCCGGTCGGATCGAACTGTGCGCCAACCTGCAGGAAGGCGGCACCACGCCGAGTCTGGGAATGGTGCGCGCGACCGTGGCGAAGGCGGGCATCCCGATTTTTCCGATCATCCGGCCGCGTGGCGGCGACTTCTGCTATTCCGCCGACGAGATCGAGGTCATGCTGCGGGACATCGAGGCGGCCAAGGCGGCGGGCGTCCACGGGATCGTGGGCGGAGCGCTGCATCCGAACGGCACGATCGACGAAGATGGCACCGAGGCGCTGCTCGAGGCCGCCGCGCCGCTCCCCTTCACGTTCCATCGCGCGTTCGACCTGACGCGCGACCTCGACGAAGCCCTCGATGCCTGTCTCGCGTTAGGCGTGACCCGGATCCTGACCTCGGGCGGGGCGTCGACCGCGCTCGAGGGCGTCGACGCATTGGGGCGCCTTCGCACGCGGGCCGGGGCGCGGCTCGGGATCATCGCGGGCGGAACCGTGCGCGGAGACACGGCGTCCCAGGTGGTCGAACGCGCTGGCGTTCTTGAGGTGCACACGGGGCCGCGTCGCGCCGCCACCGGCGCCATGCGCGCTCGGCACGGGAGCGCCCGCATCGGCACGCGGAACGATGACGGTCGAGGATGGCAGGAACTTGATGCGGACGCCCTGGCCGCCGTCGTGCAGGCATTGGCTCGATCCCACGCGTAG